A genomic region of Leptolyngbya sp. NIES-2104 contains the following coding sequences:
- the argS gene encoding arginine--tRNA ligase: MNATVAELKNRLEAALVSAFGAEWAGTDPMLVPTSNPKFGDYQANVAMSLAKRLGQQPRAIAQQIMENLQIDDLCEAPSIAGPGFINLTLKPAYLQAQLSEMAGDSRLGIPPVKDPKKVIVDFSSPNIAKEMHVGHLRSTIIGDSISRILEFQGHDVLRLNHVGDWGTQFGMLITYLREVAPEALTTADALDLGDLVAFYKKAKQRFDEDSEFQEKSRQEVVRLQSGAEDTLKAWRLLCDQSRREFQIIYDLLDIHITERGESFYNPLLPQVVEDLEKSGLLVEDQGAKCVFLEGFTNREGNPLPLIIQKSDGGYNYATTDLAAIRYRVQQDHADRLIYITDAGQANHFAQVFQVARRAGWIPDTLEVVHVPFGLVQGEDGKKLKTRSGDTVRLRDLLDEAIDRAKADLETQLANDDRHETEDFINHVAKTVGISAVKYADLSQNRTSNYIFSFDKMLALRGNTAPYMLYAYARIQGISRKGGIDFSQLGSNVQLALEHEAELALAKYLLQFSTVLSEVEQDLFPNQLCDYLFQLSQKYNVFYDRVPVLQAEEPSRTSRLVLCDLTARTLKLGLSLLGIQVLERM, translated from the coding sequence ATGAACGCAACCGTCGCTGAATTAAAAAATCGCTTGGAAGCCGCGTTGGTGTCGGCGTTTGGGGCTGAGTGGGCAGGAACCGACCCGATGCTGGTTCCAACAAGTAATCCGAAGTTTGGGGATTATCAGGCGAATGTGGCGATGTCGTTGGCGAAACGATTGGGTCAGCAGCCAAGAGCGATCGCACAACAAATTATGGAGAATTTGCAGATTGATGATCTGTGTGAAGCACCGTCGATCGCGGGTCCTGGATTCATTAATCTGACGCTGAAACCCGCTTATCTTCAGGCGCAATTGAGCGAAATGGCGGGTGATTCACGCTTAGGAATTCCACCTGTCAAAGATCCGAAAAAAGTGATTGTTGATTTCTCCAGTCCGAATATTGCGAAAGAAATGCACGTTGGACATTTGCGATCGACGATCATCGGTGATTCAATCTCCCGAATTCTAGAATTTCAAGGACACGACGTATTACGCCTCAACCATGTCGGAGATTGGGGCACTCAGTTCGGAATGTTAATCACCTATCTCAGAGAAGTTGCACCGGAAGCACTCACCACCGCAGATGCTCTAGATTTGGGTGATTTAGTAGCGTTTTATAAAAAGGCGAAACAGCGATTTGATGAAGATTCAGAGTTTCAGGAGAAATCGCGTCAAGAAGTAGTGCGATTGCAATCGGGTGCAGAAGATACTTTAAAGGCTTGGCGATTGTTATGTGATCAATCTCGTCGAGAATTTCAGATCATCTATGATCTGCTAGACATTCACATCACAGAACGGGGAGAGTCTTTTTACAATCCACTTCTGCCGCAAGTGGTCGAAGACTTAGAAAAATCTGGCTTGCTGGTAGAAGATCAAGGCGCGAAATGTGTGTTTCTCGAAGGCTTTACCAATCGTGAAGGTAATCCGTTGCCTTTGATTATTCAAAAGTCGGATGGGGGTTATAACTATGCGACGACTGATTTAGCAGCAATTCGGTATCGGGTACAGCAAGATCATGCCGATCGCTTAATTTACATTACCGATGCTGGACAAGCGAATCACTTTGCTCAAGTCTTCCAAGTTGCCCGTCGAGCGGGATGGATTCCCGATACGTTGGAAGTCGTTCATGTGCCGTTTGGATTGGTGCAGGGTGAGGATGGGAAGAAGTTAAAAACGCGATCGGGAGATACGGTTCGACTGCGGGATTTGCTAGATGAAGCGATCGATCGAGCAAAAGCCGATTTAGAAACTCAACTTGCAAACGACGATCGACATGAAACCGAAGATTTTATCAATCATGTTGCCAAAACGGTTGGTATTAGTGCTGTCAAATATGCTGACTTGAGCCAGAATCGTACCAGTAACTACATCTTCAGCTTCGATAAGATGTTGGCACTACGAGGCAATACAGCACCTTATATGTTGTATGCCTATGCTCGAATTCAAGGCATCAGTCGTAAAGGTGGCATTGATTTTAGTCAACTTGGTTCTAATGTTCAATTGGCGCTAGAACATGAAGCAGAGTTAGCTTTAGCAAAATATCTGCTCCAGTTTAGTACTGTTTTATCGGAAGTTGAGCAAGATCTATTTCCGAATCAGTTGTGTGATTATTTGTTCCAACTGAGTCAGAAATATAATGTGTTTTACGATCGTGTTCCTGTTCTACAAGCGGAAGAACCCTCTCGAACTTCTCGATTGGTATTGTGTGATTTGACAGCTAGAACTCTGAAGCTCGGATTATCGTTGCTGGGAATTCAGGTATTGGAGAGAATGTAA
- a CDS encoding C39 family peptidase, which yields MPLTLRIETNTVLKRKPIQSSELPEDQKQPIEAGREFQIDSYTIDRGHVRCFFSKDTFKDTNVWYAFGKHVKIFRETQVFPRTLPAKIKLEIPYKSQRDNVLNPDGACNVTSIAMCLRYLGAARKEMAGQFEDELYNYATRRGYSRHNPYDLVKIVQDYGMRDEFRTDATIEQVRSWLADSNPVVIHGYFTDFGHIVAVVGYDELGFSVHDPYGEWFWWGYDLNDPSGNNNKGESLHYSYTMIERLCIPDGNFWVHFISKP from the coding sequence ATGCCGCTGACCCTCCGAATTGAAACCAATACCGTTCTCAAGCGTAAACCGATTCAATCGTCTGAACTGCCCGAAGACCAAAAGCAACCGATCGAAGCGGGTCGAGAATTTCAAATTGATTCGTATACTATCGATCGAGGTCATGTCCGCTGCTTTTTCAGCAAAGACACATTCAAAGATACGAATGTCTGGTACGCCTTTGGTAAGCACGTCAAGATTTTTCGCGAAACGCAAGTTTTCCCCCGCACGCTTCCCGCCAAAATCAAGCTGGAAATTCCTTACAAGTCGCAGCGGGACAATGTTCTAAATCCAGACGGCGCTTGTAATGTCACCTCGATCGCGATGTGTTTGCGCTATCTTGGAGCCGCTCGCAAAGAAATGGCGGGACAATTCGAGGATGAACTGTATAACTATGCCACTCGTCGGGGTTACAGTCGCCACAATCCGTATGATTTAGTCAAGATTGTTCAAGACTATGGAATGCGCGATGAGTTTAGAACCGATGCCACGATCGAACAAGTGCGCTCCTGGTTAGCGGATAGCAATCCGGTTGTGATTCATGGCTATTTCACCGATTTTGGTCACATTGTTGCGGTCGTTGGCTACGACGAACTCGGCTTTTCAGTTCACGATCCATATGGAGAATGGTTTTGGTGGGGCTACGACCTCAACGATCCAAGCGGCAACAACAACAAAGGTGAGTCGCTGCACTACTCCTATACGATGATCGAGCGTTTGTGCATCCCAGATGGTAATTTCTGGGTTCATTTCATCTCCAAACCTTGA
- a CDS encoding slipin family protein encodes MFKTFYIKESDRGVLYYRDDFQQILQPGTYRRSWATRWRVVNYDLAQPEAKIPNLEFLLRSHRAELEAHLVVVQTAFNEVALVKAGQQWISVAPNQLKAFWRGFAEVEVHRFNLDQQLELPIALVQQVRGIAIDNLLKIQVSEAEIGLLYVQDNFVRPLESGEYAFWTFNRKIQVRSLSKIVPNPQFPLVDVLIDQHPDFVTTYCELVQLSSNQTAIVRYQSKAIELVPPSSRKLFWKGVEIEIVDIEAEPKLPVRLVKELVTGSIEVSMLSHESLHTLEVPAQHIGLLYLDSVLQEPLTAGTHTWWKFGRSIKTESLDLRLQSIEVSGQEILTKDKVPLRLNLTAGYRFADPIRAKTTLVDISGFLYKELQFGLRSAVGTRSLDQLLEDKSAIDTTISDYIRAKVVDYGIEVESIGVKDIILPGEIKAILGKVVEAEKAAQANVVRRREETAATRSMLNTAKVMEDNPVALRLKELEVLERIAEKIEHINVNGGLESILTELIRIKGQPN; translated from the coding sequence ATGTTCAAAACGTTTTATATCAAAGAGAGCGATCGCGGTGTTTTATACTACCGCGATGATTTCCAGCAAATCCTACAGCCCGGAACCTATCGCCGTTCGTGGGCGACTCGCTGGCGCGTGGTGAATTACGATCTAGCTCAACCCGAAGCGAAAATTCCCAACTTAGAATTTCTTTTACGATCGCATCGTGCTGAACTTGAGGCGCACTTAGTTGTAGTACAAACTGCGTTCAATGAGGTCGCGCTCGTGAAAGCGGGACAACAGTGGATTAGTGTCGCTCCGAATCAATTAAAGGCGTTTTGGCGCGGGTTTGCTGAAGTAGAAGTTCACCGTTTCAACTTAGATCAACAGCTTGAACTCCCGATCGCATTAGTTCAACAAGTCCGAGGAATTGCGATCGACAATCTTCTAAAAATCCAAGTTTCCGAAGCTGAAATTGGCTTGCTCTATGTGCAAGATAACTTTGTGCGTCCGCTCGAATCGGGAGAATATGCGTTCTGGACATTTAACCGCAAAATTCAAGTACGATCGCTCAGCAAAATTGTTCCGAATCCTCAGTTTCCCTTAGTCGATGTCCTGATTGATCAGCATCCTGACTTTGTGACAACTTATTGTGAGTTAGTGCAACTAAGCAGCAATCAAACTGCGATCGTGCGCTATCAATCGAAAGCGATCGAACTGGTTCCCCCTTCAAGCCGCAAGCTCTTTTGGAAAGGTGTCGAAATTGAAATCGTAGACATTGAAGCCGAACCGAAACTACCTGTACGACTGGTGAAAGAACTAGTCACAGGCTCGATCGAGGTATCAATGCTCAGTCACGAATCGCTGCACACATTAGAAGTTCCAGCACAGCACATTGGACTGCTCTACCTCGATAGTGTGCTTCAAGAACCACTGACGGCAGGAACACATACTTGGTGGAAATTTGGTCGATCGATTAAAACCGAATCGCTCGATCTTCGCCTGCAATCGATCGAAGTCTCTGGGCAAGAAATCCTTACCAAAGATAAAGTTCCACTGCGGTTGAATCTCACAGCAGGCTATCGATTTGCTGATCCGATTCGCGCAAAAACAACGCTAGTCGATATTTCCGGCTTTTTATACAAAGAGCTTCAATTCGGCTTACGGTCTGCGGTCGGAACGCGATCGCTCGATCAATTGCTAGAGGATAAAAGTGCGATCGATACGACGATTTCCGACTACATTCGCGCTAAAGTAGTCGATTACGGAATTGAAGTGGAATCGATCGGAGTCAAAGACATTATCTTGCCTGGAGAAATCAAAGCGATTCTCGGAAAAGTGGTCGAAGCTGAGAAAGCAGCTCAGGCGAATGTGGTGCGTCGTCGGGAAGAAACCGCTGCCACTCGCAGTATGTTAAACACCGCAAAGGTAATGGAAGATAACCCGGTGGCACTGCGGCTAAAAGAACTCGAAGTGTTAGAGCGCATTGCTGAGAAAATCGAACACATCAATGTAAATGGAGGTTTAGAAAGCATTCTGACTGAACTAATCCGCATCAAAGGACAACCGAACTAA
- a CDS encoding filamentous hemagglutinin N-terminal domain-containing protein, whose product MNRIALCLGIAGAGLFAFVDRVQAQAVVPDGTLNTIVNSSGGNFTITGGTSGGSNLFHSFREFSIPTGGFAYFNNTGAVRTIFSRVTGTTASSINGIIAANGNASLFLLNPNGILFGPNASLSIGGSFIGSTASGIRFDNGAEFLATETPLPAPLLTISAPIGLQMGSNPGTIALQSQLEVNPEQTLALIGGDIAIQDSYLYVPDGHIELDSVGSNGSVLIAPSTTGWTFGYGNAATFRNIAVNESFVEVSGDGGGTIQLRGNKVDVTGGAQIYTLTYGARSGGGVTVQAAESVTVAGLNSQNVGSGFFAGIVSGSGNGGDLTISTPLFSVVEGALVGVEAFGGQGNLGRLTVRADRLEVLGTSTDGRFSSVVYSLVDQPAQGRGGDITLNVQHLQVGKGGRIYAETGASGQGGNLTINARSIAGFGNPQVPNSRSSVIGVAARATGNAGIATITTEQLTLTDDTQIYAGTSGAGNGGSLKIQATEIYADRANATSGFSTGLNSSVAAGATGNAGAIEVQAQRLTLLNGAQIFGGTAGVGNGGRVTIKADEITAVGVGTEAISGIVSSGITATINRTAQGNAGNLEIEAGKLSLSAGAEVSSSVLGTGTGGDITIRGQEILATGRDSGIYATVNRSGTGNAGSITIMSDRVVVKDGAEVSSSTFGVGNAGSIRMQATESIQVDRGIILSGVGKNGVGQGGQINLQTRQLQLTNRGNITTEALGQGNAGEILLRSNTASLEASSEISTASSNAGNAGKISMTTDLLTLDQSKITSSNTGSGNAGTVDLAVSDRFVARGGTISTSTINGIGGTISLSANQVELQNSQIDSSTSGRGNAGKITLNANSAALRQSQMSSQSTGSGNAGTLSIFTSTLAIDQASTLSTATTNEGQAGDVLIRSDRVSLRDNSQITSRSSGTGNGGTIDVTANRLSLDQGSALNAQTASGDGGNIFLSLANLLTLNNQSLVSAEAGGIGNGGNITIQADYILGLGNSDIVANAFQGRGGNIGITTQGIFGFQYGDQLTPNNDITASSQFGINGSVQINVLSLDPNSGLVELPVAVIDPNQQIAKGCQSVQDSSFIVSGRGGLPTNPLENISPAPVVWGDVRSLSPVGQSAIQPIQVSAPLMEASTWRRNPTTGQVELIAERSMPTLMATCAGITQ is encoded by the coding sequence ATGAATCGCATCGCACTGTGTCTGGGAATCGCCGGGGCTGGATTGTTTGCGTTTGTCGATCGCGTTCAGGCTCAAGCCGTTGTACCCGATGGAACGCTCAATACGATCGTCAACTCCAGCGGCGGTAATTTCACCATCACAGGCGGCACTTCAGGAGGAAGCAACCTTTTTCATAGCTTCCGAGAATTCTCAATTCCCACAGGCGGTTTCGCTTACTTTAACAATACAGGCGCAGTGCGAACCATCTTTAGTCGCGTCACAGGTACAACCGCCTCTAGCATCAATGGCATCATCGCGGCGAATGGCAATGCCAGCCTATTTCTCCTCAATCCCAATGGAATTCTGTTCGGACCAAATGCCAGTTTGAGCATTGGCGGATCGTTTATCGGGAGTACAGCCAGTGGCATCCGGTTTGATAATGGTGCGGAATTCTTAGCAACTGAAACGCCATTACCCGCGCCGCTTCTCACGATCAGTGCTCCAATCGGTCTACAAATGGGCAGCAATCCGGGCACGATCGCGCTTCAATCTCAGCTTGAGGTAAATCCTGAACAAACTTTGGCGTTAATCGGTGGCGACATTGCAATCCAAGATAGTTATCTTTATGTTCCTGATGGTCACATTGAGCTAGACAGCGTTGGTAGTAATGGCTCTGTGTTGATCGCTCCTAGTACGACAGGTTGGACATTTGGCTACGGTAATGCGGCAACCTTTCGGAATATTGCTGTAAATGAAAGCTTTGTAGAAGTGAGCGGCGATGGCGGCGGAACGATTCAACTTCGGGGTAACAAAGTCGATGTAACAGGCGGAGCGCAGATTTACACTCTGACTTATGGAGCGCGATCGGGCGGTGGGGTCACGGTTCAAGCTGCCGAGTCGGTAACGGTCGCTGGTCTGAACAGTCAAAATGTTGGAAGTGGATTTTTCGCAGGCATTGTTTCAGGAAGCGGGAATGGTGGTGATCTAACGATTAGCACACCATTATTTAGCGTCGTCGAGGGTGCACTGGTGGGTGTAGAAGCGTTTGGAGGTCAAGGAAACCTCGGTCGCTTGACGGTGCGGGCGGATCGCCTTGAAGTGTTAGGCACTTCAACGGATGGAAGGTTTTCTAGCGTAGTTTATAGCCTGGTTGACCAACCTGCTCAAGGACGAGGAGGAGACATCACCCTGAATGTGCAGCATCTACAAGTGGGTAAAGGCGGTAGAATTTACGCAGAAACCGGAGCATCGGGTCAGGGCGGCAATCTTACAATTAATGCTAGATCCATAGCGGGATTTGGCAACCCTCAAGTGCCGAACTCGCGATCGAGTGTGATCGGCGTTGCGGCGAGAGCGACAGGAAATGCTGGAATCGCCACGATTACAACAGAGCAACTGACTTTAACCGACGATACTCAAATTTATGCGGGAACCAGTGGTGCTGGGAATGGAGGCAGTTTAAAGATTCAAGCGACTGAAATTTATGCCGATCGCGCCAATGCTACAAGCGGATTTTCGACCGGGCTAAATTCGTCGGTTGCAGCGGGAGCGACTGGAAATGCTGGAGCGATCGAGGTTCAAGCTCAGCGGCTAACGCTGCTCAATGGTGCTCAAATCTTTGGTGGCACCGCTGGAGTTGGAAACGGGGGTCGAGTGACGATCAAAGCCGATGAAATTACCGCAGTGGGAGTAGGAACAGAAGCAATTTCTGGAATCGTGTCGAGTGGAATCACTGCCACGATTAACCGAACGGCTCAAGGTAACGCTGGCAATCTAGAAATTGAAGCCGGGAAACTGAGTTTGAGTGCGGGTGCTGAAGTTTCAAGTAGTGTATTGGGCACTGGAACTGGCGGTGATATCACCATTCGAGGTCAGGAAATTCTTGCCACTGGTCGAGATTCTGGCATTTATGCAACTGTTAATCGAAGCGGGACAGGAAACGCTGGAAGTATCACGATCATGAGCGATCGCGTCGTTGTCAAAGACGGAGCAGAAGTCTCTTCCAGTACGTTTGGTGTGGGCAATGCTGGATCAATTCGGATGCAAGCGACTGAATCGATTCAAGTCGATCGGGGCATCATTTTAAGCGGCGTGGGTAAAAATGGAGTGGGACAAGGTGGGCAAATCAATCTTCAGACTCGACAACTGCAATTAACCAATCGCGGCAACATTACGACAGAGGCTCTTGGACAGGGCAACGCTGGAGAAATTCTACTAAGAAGCAATACAGCATCGCTAGAGGCAAGTTCTGAAATTTCGACCGCGAGTAGTAACGCTGGAAATGCAGGCAAAATCAGTATGACAACCGACTTGCTGACGCTAGATCAATCCAAAATTACGAGCAGCAATACGGGCAGCGGCAATGCGGGAACAGTAGATTTAGCAGTCAGCGATCGCTTTGTAGCTCGTGGCGGAACGATTTCGACTTCAACGATCAACGGGATCGGCGGCACAATCAGTCTGAGTGCCAATCAAGTCGAACTGCAAAATAGTCAAATCGATAGTAGTACTTCGGGGCGTGGCAATGCTGGAAAAATCACGCTGAACGCGAATAGTGCAGCTTTACGGCAGAGTCAGATGAGTAGTCAATCGACAGGTAGCGGGAATGCTGGGACGCTCTCGATTTTTACTTCTACATTAGCGATCGATCAAGCCTCAACGCTTTCCACTGCAACGACGAATGAGGGGCAAGCAGGCGATGTTTTGATTCGATCCGATCGCGTTTCTCTGCGCGACAATTCCCAAATCACAAGCCGCAGTAGTGGAACTGGGAATGGCGGCACGATCGATGTCACAGCGAACCGTTTGTCGCTTGATCAAGGTTCTGCTTTGAATGCTCAAACCGCTTCGGGCGATGGCGGCAATATTTTTCTATCGCTTGCGAACTTGCTCACCCTGAACAATCAGAGTCTAGTTTCTGCTGAAGCAGGGGGGATCGGGAACGGCGGTAACATCACGATTCAAGCCGATTACATTTTGGGTTTGGGCAATAGTGATATTGTTGCAAACGCTTTTCAAGGACGCGGCGGGAATATTGGAATTACTACGCAAGGCATCTTCGGATTTCAGTATGGCGACCAACTCACGCCGAACAACGACATCACTGCAAGTTCTCAGTTCGGTATCAATGGTAGTGTTCAGATTAATGTTTTGAGCCTTGATCCGAACTCTGGCTTGGTCGAGTTACCCGTGGCAGTGATTGATCCGAATCAGCAAATTGCAAAAGGCTGTCAATCAGTTCAAGACAGTAGCTTTATTGTTTCGGGTCGGGGCGGACTGCCCACAAATCCGCTAGAAAATATCAGCCCTGCGCCTGTGGTCTGGGGTGATGTACGATCGCTTTCTCCAGTTGGGCAGTCAGCCATTCAACCTATTCAGGTTTCAGCGCCGTTAATGGAAGCCAGCACTTGGCGACGCAATCCTACCACGGGTCAAGTAGAACTAATTGCAGAACGATCGATGCCAACGTTGATGGCGACTTGTGCAGGCATTACCCAATAA
- a CDS encoding S1C family serine protease: MTDSTLTALAFSNQLSDAVEKASRSIVAVNARRRRTSSGIHWRKNLIITADHTIQQDEEINVILPDGRSTSASIAGRDSTMDIAVLRLESIDLPTAEIADSTQTKVGQIVLAVSRSAEGSTSASMGIISSISEGWQHSGRPDHHRHGRRSRSTIAQLIQPALMMYPGFSGGALINPEGQVLGINTAGARQFPLTIPAAMVDRVLDQLLQTGRIARGYLGLGMQAIRLPEALCRSLNLSNPGGVIIVSVEPDAPADNAGMLLGDILVALNDNAIEDVTDVHSMLSSEQVGQPLTAKIVRGGVLTEKTIIVGERPGRNG; the protein is encoded by the coding sequence ATGACAGATTCAACATTAACAGCGTTAGCGTTCTCGAATCAGCTATCAGATGCGGTTGAAAAAGCATCTCGCTCGATCGTTGCTGTCAACGCCCGCAGAAGACGCACCTCTAGTGGCATTCACTGGCGCAAGAACTTAATCATCACGGCTGATCACACGATTCAGCAAGACGAAGAAATTAATGTAATCTTGCCCGATGGTCGATCGACATCGGCATCGATCGCGGGACGAGATTCGACAATGGATATCGCCGTTCTCCGCCTCGAATCGATCGATCTACCCACGGCTGAAATTGCTGATTCTACTCAAACCAAAGTTGGTCAGATTGTTCTCGCTGTCTCTAGAAGCGCAGAAGGTTCAACCAGTGCCAGCATGGGGATCATCAGTTCGATTAGCGAAGGCTGGCAGCATTCTGGTAGACCTGATCATCATCGCCATGGCAGACGATCGAGAAGTACGATCGCACAATTGATTCAACCTGCACTCATGATGTATCCGGGCTTTTCCGGTGGTGCATTGATTAATCCTGAAGGACAAGTGCTCGGAATTAATACAGCAGGTGCGCGACAGTTCCCACTAACGATTCCAGCAGCAATGGTCGATCGAGTGTTAGATCAATTGCTCCAAACCGGACGAATTGCACGCGGATATCTAGGGTTAGGAATGCAGGCGATTCGATTACCGGAAGCACTTTGTCGATCGCTGAATCTCTCGAATCCTGGCGGTGTAATCATTGTTAGCGTTGAACCCGATGCGCCTGCGGACAATGCGGGAATGTTGCTTGGAGATATTTTAGTAGCGTTGAACGATAACGCGATCGAGGATGTCACCGATGTTCACTCAATGCTGAGTTCTGAGCAAGTTGGGCAACCGTTAACTGCAAAGATTGTTCGGGGCGGGGTGCTGACGGAAAAAACCATCATTGTTGGAGAAAGACCAGGGAGGAATGGCTAA
- a CDS encoding S1C family serine protease, with protein sequence MSLTESFAAIVEPMRRSTVQVRVGRREFGSGVIWRSNGLIITNNHVVRGQDAIVELSDGRTFTAEVKGRNSQRDLAALQIDATDLPVATVGDSEQLRVGELVFAVGHPGGRIGAVTAGIIHTIESKNAWIQADIQLAPGNSGGLLANAKGEAIGINTMIVNGKGLAIPSKTVEQFLNNMGNVPYLGVELQFVRVIIDRRPAYGLLITAIEPHGSAEKAGLLPGDILIGVRGTVFQSQNELFWILQNSNVGDGITIEFLRGGQHLSRNVILESRHSEPQAA encoded by the coding sequence ATGTCACTCACAGAAAGCTTTGCGGCAATTGTCGAGCCGATGCGTCGATCGACCGTGCAAGTTCGTGTCGGAAGACGGGAATTTGGCTCAGGCGTGATTTGGCGATCGAATGGATTGATCATTACCAATAATCATGTTGTGCGGGGACAAGATGCGATCGTTGAACTCTCAGATGGTCGAACCTTCACAGCCGAAGTGAAAGGTCGAAACTCACAGCGTGATTTAGCTGCGCTCCAGATTGATGCAACGGATCTTCCTGTGGCTACTGTAGGTGATTCTGAGCAGCTACGGGTTGGAGAATTGGTGTTTGCGGTGGGACATCCAGGCGGAAGGATTGGTGCAGTGACCGCAGGGATTATTCATACGATCGAGTCTAAGAATGCGTGGATTCAAGCTGATATTCAATTAGCTCCGGGTAATTCTGGCGGTTTATTAGCGAATGCGAAAGGGGAAGCGATCGGCATCAATACCATGATCGTGAATGGTAAAGGGCTTGCGATTCCAAGCAAAACAGTCGAACAATTCCTGAATAACATGGGCAATGTTCCTTATCTTGGTGTGGAGCTTCAGTTTGTTCGCGTGATCATTGATCGCCGTCCAGCTTATGGATTGTTAATTACTGCGATCGAGCCTCATGGCTCAGCCGAGAAAGCGGGATTGTTGCCTGGAGACATTCTGATCGGAGTTCGTGGCACTGTGTTCCAATCGCAGAATGAACTATTCTGGATTCTACAAAACTCGAATGTCGGGGATGGAATCACGATCGAGTTTCTGCGAGGTGGGCAACATCTGAGCCGAAACGTTATTCTAGAAAGCCGACACAGTGAGCCACAAGCCGCATGA
- a CDS encoding response regulator transcription factor has translation MIRVFIIAQSIVTQAGLTALLTPDLAIAGSAIRPASISSAIDASDATVILLEQDAMSDVSEVEIPIVLLLDDSSAIAEFLQAGIRSILPSDVSREQLTEAIKATSAGLSVLHPELIDSMFVPTVRSSEPMPLTPREVEVLTMLAEGLGNKAIAQHLNLSEHTVKFHISSIFSKLDVSSRTEAVILGAKQGWILL, from the coding sequence ATGATTCGCGTGTTTATCATTGCTCAATCGATCGTGACTCAAGCAGGACTTACAGCGCTTCTCACCCCAGATTTAGCGATCGCTGGAAGTGCAATCCGTCCTGCTTCGATTTCTTCTGCGATCGATGCTTCTGATGCGACGGTGATTTTACTCGAACAAGATGCAATGTCAGATGTTTCTGAAGTTGAAATTCCGATTGTTCTATTGCTAGATGATAGTTCTGCGATCGCTGAATTTCTACAAGCTGGAATTCGCTCGATTCTGCCGAGTGATGTTTCTCGCGAACAACTCACAGAAGCGATTAAAGCTACTTCAGCAGGGTTAAGCGTCCTTCATCCTGAGTTGATTGATTCGATGTTTGTGCCGACAGTCCGATCGTCTGAACCGATGCCGCTCACACCGCGAGAAGTTGAAGTTCTGACGATGTTAGCGGAAGGACTGGGAAATAAAGCGATCGCGCAACATCTCAATTTATCGGAACATACTGTGAAATTTCACATCAGTTCGATTTTTAGTAAGCTAGATGTTTCGAGCCGAACCGAGGCTGTTATTCTCGGTGCAAAACAAGGATGGATTCTACTCTAG